The Euwallacea similis isolate ESF13 chromosome 12, ESF131.1, whole genome shotgun sequence region CATCTGAAAAACAACATTAGTAAAGCTGTCGTCAACATATCAATCAATCAGTCAATATGCTGGAAAGAGTTGAACGAAACGTTCGAGTTTGATTACCGCAGTATATTGAGAATAATGGACACCATCTTCGTGATATCATCTTTAAAACCGTATAAACACGAAATTTAAATCTTGTTCTTGATtagaattaaatatatatcTGCATTACTTTGTTTAATTGGATTTCTAAATAAGCAAGTTGCTCTGCCCCATCctgaattaatattaatttagtcTAAGACGTCTTCAGTTAAATTGTGCCATTGGTCGTGTCTGTGATCCGGATACCTGATCATGTCCAACCAGTGCTTCAATCTTTGACCTGAAAAGGATTAGAATGTACATAGCGTTCCAGATACAATGATGCTATTTAGTAATGGGTGCTATAGGGTAAAAACAGAGCAATTCAGCTGCACTTGCTTCAACTAAAAGCTACTTATTTTCATTCACCCAATGTCACCCACCAGGGAATCACAGTTTTTGATTCACAGACTTGAAATTGGTCCTGGCTCGATTCAGAAATTGCTCTAACAATATTTCTAGTTGTAAGATTATCTTCATCTACTGGAAGAATTTTAATCTGTACATAAAAAACCAAGTGTTTTTGGTTCtgggaattaaaattttgtttaatgttatgaaatattatttttcactgAATTCGAAACTATTGCTGATGTTCTTGTGCTCGGGTTTGAGTCTTCTATAGCTAAAATGAACAGTTAGGAATATGCAGGGCAAGACTCTTCAAGACAAGAACCGGAATAGTGCACAAGATCAAATTCATGCTATATTACACTGATATTTTCCCATGTGGGGGAAACAGAAGTCTTAAGAAAGTGTCGTTTCTCCTGATTGTAAGGTGGACTGAAATAGTACATCAGAAGCGTGTCATGTTCCTTGAGGAATATTTATAGTATGAATGTACTTAAAGATTTACCGTTCTTGTCGCAATGGCTTGGATCCAGAATAACTTTTAGTTTTACTGTGGATATtcatattgaataaataatttttgaagattctggagtaaaaaaaaaccttagaCCCTTAGCACAgatatttagatgaatttatCATGTCCAAACATACTCCTAGGAGCAATTTTAAGTCgagcaatataaaaaatatgggaGGAAGGAGAGTATGTCGAAGAAAAAGTAATGGGGAAAGATTAAGGGAAGAGACAAGGAGAAAGTAGTGGGATAGGAAGAGAGTTAGGAGCGAGAATAAGAGTATAACTCACGAAAGGGTGTCGTCATCGTGGGGTGGGATAGAAGCCTCACGCTGTGGCCATTATCAAAGAGATgcttgtatatgtatattcgaCCCTTGAAATTCTCTAttttgaatgtagttttgaagttctttattttttttaaagggtctagatttagatttaaatgtgTGTGTTATTTCCAAatacaataaaagaaaaaaattaataatccgCCTCAAACGTAtataacatacagggtggaaCAGCCAAAAGggataaattcaatatctacATGTATCgacatatgtgaaaaaaatacagaaacacgtcaattttgaATTCCGAAATTATATTCTGTAACGTAAAAATGTTATCTCTGAATTTAACCCCATTTGCGCGACAATtacccaaatttttaaattgaaagcaTGGGCTTGTGAAACCTCAATTGAAAGGtctttttttctctattcAAATAGTTCCTTGGCTatggttttaaactttattgcaaagaataacagaaaaaattaaattcatgtAATTGATGGCATTCTCTACAATAATCTTAATAACGAATACCATTTAGTTATTgacattgaaataaaataataaaacaaatgatTTTCAATCTTCTATGATCTTATGAATCTTCTATgagatgttcaaaatgcaTGTTTCGAACCTCTTGGCAGTATCctaaatctagaaaaaaatgtcttctaaCATTAATCAATATCTGTGGTGTAACCAATCTAATCTCaagaattattctttttttttaagtcagcTAGATCACGTAGTTTAGTTTCGTATGCCATACTCTCCACATATCCCCATAAGAACAACTCTAATGGAGTAAGATCAGGTGATCGCGCTGGACATTCTAGAAATCCTCACTTTCCTATCCACTGACTTGGAAAAGTTAAGTCGAGGTACACtgagattgatttgttttagtattttattacattatcaataacgaaGCGGTGCtagttaataagtttttagtctcttgtagataattttcccaattatatgaatttttttttttttaattattttttcaaataaggtttaaaacaacagcaattttgaatagagaatgaaaaatgaggtatcacaaACCCATATcaccaattaaaaaatttggggATTACAATTGTTACGCAATGGGGATTGAATTTTGGGatgatatttttacattacaaGATCTAATTTCAGGATCTAAAATTGATGTGCTTCGGTGTTATTTCACATATGTCGAAATATGCGCTATTTAACTTTGACCCGAATATATTTTCTTACCACAGTAAAGTGAAACAGATAAAATAACAGCGTAAATAACCCAATTTGCGCATCTTTGGAAAGCCGCTATCTTGGTTGTATTGACAGCAGAGACTTGAAACTCGGGAGTTATGAAGTATATCAAATTACCTTTAAAGTGAGATGTCACTCGATCCCctattccatttaagattttgggGATGAATCCCCTCTCGCTTAAGGGATTGCAGATAGGGGAGTCGGAATTAGCCTAAAACGTTTCCCCCTCAAAAATAAGATTTACGCGTCTGAGCGGTTTTTCATAAATCCTTTGAGCTGTTCAGAACAGTAcgtgtttcgttttcaaacggccaccctgtattttacatattcacattttatatactttaGTTCTgtgaatttttgcttttataagaatttttcccTAGGATCTGAAGACGGAAGGAGTTTCTCCTCCGAGCCCTTAGGAAAGCACGAATATTATTCTCAATTCGATTCAATTGGGAATATTATGCAATCCCATCTCTTCAACGCCCTCACTTATGCAAGAGACGGCATTTCCaaacacaataataataaaaaagaacgCACAGCTTTTACATAGATTTTTTACTATAGCGCGAGTAACTAATATTTTCCCTCTATCTTCCATCAACCACTTACCTTTCGAACCAGATCCTCCCAAAATTAACCCACCCAAATAATCATTGCTTTTGCCATAATCCTTGTCATAAACCGTAATATACAAACTTTGCATATACAATTCAGTGGGTCTCGTTTCAAAAGCAAATTCCTCGTTATACactggattcaaatttttccatttaacggtagttttatgtttacGATGATAGGGATCCGGTTTTAATTGTCTGAAACAGgagtttatataatttatatagaatttttcattttcgcaATGAAAATATCGATTATTGCCTGAAACAGGAGTGGATTTGACATCGAGAAAATAACTCGCTAAAATGTTTCTCTATAGTAAAATTTAGTTGGTTTAAGATTCTTGGGAATTCAATGACTTTTCTTTAACATATGCGCTTATTTAGGTCTATGTATGCTAAAGGGAATGATGGGAACGAGCAGGTGGGATAACTTACAATTTAACAAATGGATCAGAGAATCCATTATTGTCCATTGGCAGTAGATTTGCGCATCTTTTCACCGTAACTAACAATGCCCTTCTTTTAGTTGAGTAGCATAATGAGAGCAAAATTTGCCCTCCTGCCCATAAATCGAAATCAAACCATTGGTTCAGGTCAAGAGCTGGTATGGGCCCCTTTTGCTCCACGCGAAGATTTTCCAAAGGGACTGTCaactgcaaaattttcaattttcattttggaaCCCCTATCTCCATACACCTTTTTagtattttacataaattgtATTTTGCACTCTTAGTTTAGCCAACTTTATCCTCACTTCGCCCATGTAATCATGACCGTACCGGTCATCGTCTACCACCAGTACGTGCAGAGACTTAGCGGCCAAATCCTCTTCGGTTATGTCGTAGAAtgtcaaattttcattaaattccgGATTTCTGAAAGTGgtcagaaaaagaaaagtgaCAACGAAAACggcaatttttgcaattacCGGGTTTTGTGGACAGTCTTTGTCCTTAATCGAGTAGAAACCTTGGCATTTGGCAAAATGTTCAGCTTGCAAAATGGATCAGACAATCCGCCTATGTCCATGGGGATAAGATTCTTTGCCCTGTATACTGTACAGTGAAGGGTGTTGGTAGTTTGGTCGTAATTCAGTGAAAGTTCTATGATGCCCATTGAGGGATCTGCGGTTGGTTTTTGGTCACTCGAGCCACCCGAACTCTAGAAATATCCCGCAATTTCGgtaattaacaaatttgacTAACTATTACATTTGCAAAAATAgtagaaactttttaataacataaaagctgttaaaacgtattttttttgcaGTATGGCTACAATTAATGTTACATCGGAATCGATCTAGAGCGACCAGGTACATAAAGGTGACTTTTCTTTCTTGTTTTGAGATACGACTTAGGACGAAACCACGCATGGAACATTCCTTAGAAACACTGTCCAAAACTAACATACAAGACTGGTTCTTTAAGCATAAATTTACCTTCATGCTTGAAGTGCTGGGAGATAATTTCTCATCCACGCTTTTCGCATCATTCCAATGCCACTCCGATACCGACCTCGAAACCATCGATTCGGGTCTGGAACCTTCAGCATTCTCTACTGAATTAACGATCATGATTTTAGCAACacctctaaaaattatttacctcCTTCTGCTTTACCATCTCCAGCAATATCGTCCCATGGTCTGGATTCTGCAGAGGACAAATTCATCGATCCCATGTAGCACCTCAAGGGTTCCAGTTCCTTGGAAAGCTGCGTGTCACCAGAGCTGGGTTGTCGACTAAAGGTGATGTTAtgttgaaatatgatttttttttaatgtttacatCCGTTTCAGAAGGGTTGTTTACTTTTTCTCTTATTCTATTTCGGAATAATGCCTCACACataggggggggggggggggggggtaatGTAGCGGTGGAATTGAGCACCATTGTCATTTAAAACTAACTGCGAACAACATTCACTCTTTACTAATGATTAATATCTGATCGTTGTATCTAATTTAAACAGCCCTTTTTAATGTACTTAGCGATGTTAGTGTCTAAAGTTGACCTCTTGTTTTAGACAACCAAATGTGATCCATGTTTAACGAACAAGAGGCCACAcatcgatttttttcttatacgAAATTAAtctgttataatttttatatattttattcacaTTTTCTGAGAGATTTCTCTGCTGTGTGTATTCAGTATCTACTGTACAGGTTGAATCACATTCAAGGCgtatcattgggatctcggaaactataagAGGTACgattaaattggggcaaagttaggcaatttagtgcccaaaaaaataccacttccaattagaaaaaaatccgaatatttccagatatatccaggaaaaaccgaaattgtgccgcagcatttttatttttcctgatTTTATTGGAAGAGATATTTTAGAGTAAATGTCGCTTCATTATTAtcacttttttcaataaatttatttcatctaTTAAAATCGATTGAAGAAGATCGACTGCAGAAGAAACTGCAACAAAGACAAACCTATGTTAAAAACGATACGTGGGAGAGTGATAGacatataaactttttaagagattattcttataaaatctGTTACTTTTTTTGGTGGTTGTTATATGTCATTGTTCTTAAAAGggcaaaaggtaataaaaggaaagataaaaaatcccAGGTCTGTACTTAAGTTAATTATGGTGGTATCATATGTGGTATATATATATGGTATACGTATGGTATTGtaaattaagttgatgatggtggctcaaagacgaaacgtcggagTTCAAGTTTGGAATCGCCATCTTGTACGGACGAAAAAGTGGTAATAAAGAAGTGACATTTGCTTTGAAATATcccttcaaataaaatttggaaaaaataaaattgatatagcaaaattttggtttttcttggATATGTCCGGAAGTATTAGGAATTTGACCAGATTCGAAGCGGCACTTTCTTAGGCACTAAATTGTGCAATTTTAGCCCAATTTAAGCGGCGTTGTACTTCatatagtttccgagatcccaatgacACGCTTCGAATTTGGACCACCTTGTACAGGGTTGGTCCGTATATTTAGAAGGCGCCTACTactttcattataaaaaagaaaaattctaaacacAAAGGTTGCTAGGGGAAATTGCCAGAAAATGTTGCGTAACGCAACAGATGAATGTTGCAAAATTAGAAAAGGACAGAAAgttgataaatttataatggaacgtcttgtatattttctaaaaatatacaaggcGTTTAAGTATAAAAgacctttattttttgatttccaAAATATATAACATGTTAACATTTAGTTTAGCCGTTTTCGCGgtatttcgatttaaaaatcggaattatattgtttttccaaatgtcAATTGCCATGAATAAACCAATGTCACGAATGTCatcagtaattattatttattcgacTGTCAcacattttcttcattccATCCGTCAAATGGGTTAtgcagaagaagaaaaattagaaataattcgCCTGTATTACAAAAACAATTGTTTAATCATGGCAATtgcgatttggaaaaacaatgtaatcccgatttttaaatgcaaataccgCGAAACGGCCAAACCAAATATCAgtatgttatatattttttaaattagaaaagtctattaaatttttgtagaatatacaggatgttccattataaatttaccgaTTTTGTGTCTTTTTTGAACTTTGCAATATTCATCTGTTGCGGTACGCAACATTTTCTGGTGATTGAGGATAAACCCTACaacttttgaatttaaagtttttctttttttttataacaaaagtAGTAGATGCTGTCTAACTATACGGGTCGACCCTGTACATACATGCACAATATAAAGCACATCAGTGCTCTGTATTGTATCACATATTCTCCTGATGTGTCACAAGAATACCAAGTTCATTAGTAATGGAATACGGGTACTGAGTGTTACTAATTGGATAAAAAACTACATTTGTACCCCTACTGATGGGTGAGGCGTTTTTCtcaaatagaattaaaaaactataaaatattaattgtcCTTGTTAATAGTTGAACTTACTTGGAGTTGTTGGTTAGACTGTAGTTCGAGGCTTCTCGATCTGGAGCATCTAAGGAATTGCAAGTTTCTGGATTTAGTTTAAAGTCTAACTACATTTTACCtttaaattcaacttttttcttgCCAGTTGCCATATTTTTAGTCAAagacttcttttttttctgaatttcaaagtaaatacCGATTAAAAAAACCCCCACGAGACTTTTCAAGCTAGAGGTGAGTTTGCTTTTAATCCCACCGATGCGGAAAACAAGTATGAGAAATGCCAGATGTCGATCCACCTATTTCGAATTATTTAGTGTTGTATCGACGAAACAATCTTTCGATTGACATACGAACGTGCGAGCCAATAAAGTGGggagatttagaaaaaattcttttcctGGTATAAAATTAACCAAGTTGAGGGACATCGGATAGTTTCCGGCTCAATATCGGGTTGtatataatgaataatttgttCAAACCGATATTTAAATGGACATTATACGTGGGGATTCACCACTTGGCTGAATTTTCTGGCTACTTAACTTGCCTTGAGACCAGATCAAATCTAGTTTCAGTTACATTCGAAGTTATGCTCAAAAGGCAAGAGATAGAGCTACGGTGTGATCTCCCGACCAGGAAAAGATTAAATCTTAAAACAAATAGAAGTTTCTACTTCTTCTGTGACCACACCAAATTGGATCTGGAAAAGAGTGCCTGCCTACCATGCGTGCTTTCTGTTCC contains the following coding sequences:
- the Rph gene encoding double C2-like domain-containing protein beta — encoded protein: MVDVGGSSSDQPSRFVCPNDRQLALRAKLKTGWSVKTGSLAGFSSSPAPNQPLREDEQQVIVNVIQRAEKLDVTEQERVGKLIDKLDNMRRSALGRGPHQCLLCGDTFGILGPPKVRCLDCGRWACQRCTIDKFAHKHPCVTRDHHLCMICSETREIWKKSGAWFFKSLPKYILPTESRFKRSRSVRVSRRYREEESSSDEERKVAPWNRLRTNSGTESTHDAPDREASNYSLTNNSNRQPSSGDTQLSKELEPLRCYMGSMNLSSAESRPWDDIAGDGKAEGENAEGSRPESMVSRSVSEWHWNDAKSVDEKLSPSTSSMKSSGGSSDQKPTADPSMGIIELSLNYDQTTNTLHCTVYRAKNLIPMDIGGLSDPFCKLNILPNAKVSTRLRTKTVHKTRNPEFNENLTFYDITEEDLAAKSLHVLVVDDDRYGHDYMGEVRIKLAKLRVQNTIYLTVPLENLRVEQKGPIPALDLNQWFDFDLWAGGQILLSLCYSTKRRALLVTVKRCANLLPMDNNGFSDPFVKLQLKPDPYHRKHKTTVKWKNLNPVYNEEFAFETRPTELYMQSLYITVYDKDYGKSNDYLGGLILGGSGSKGQRLKHWLDMIRYPDHRHDQWHNLTEDVLD